TTTAGCGTTTAAAGCTCTGCTTTTCATTTACtgggtttctcaaatagttacAAAGATTCGACctttatatgtattttgatCTCTGTTACCGTATGTCTTTCGAGCTTGTCTTGTAAGAAGCTAAGCTTGTTTTTTGAAATTGGGACTAAATGAAGATTTGATTCTTTGTCAGAGTTGTACCATGAAGAAATGTATGATGAGATggggtgatgatgatgatgaagaagactcATCGGAGGAATCATCATCTTCTGACTCTAACGCTGATACTACAGAGATtgggaagaagagaaagagcaaGAAGACAATAggtagaaacaaaaaaaatgttttcatgttttaacATTGTGAGATCATGCTTAGTCGGTTGGGTCTCGGCTCGCCGGACACACttggttaatcaaaaaaaaaaaacattgtgtgATCTCTTATGTAACTTTGTCTGGTTGTTTATATGCAGCGAGGTTTgcgaagaaggagaagaaagcttTTGACTATGAATCTCTGCAGCAGCATGGTTACAAAGCCGTTGGCCTTCCAGATTTGCCTCCTCCTGTGGAGAAAGCGGATTGGTCATGGGCTACGGGGAAGGATAAACAAAGACCAGAGGAAGTGAAAGAGAGTTTTCGAGAACGAGAAGCTACTAGAGCTGCGGTTGCAGGTGGGGAGACCATTGCGAACGCGCAGCTGAGGAGTGATAGGAAGAGTCTTTCTTTTTcgcagaaggagaagaagaagagagatttGGGGCAAGCGAGTAGAGGGAAGAACTACGTTGAGGAAGAGAAGAGGCAGTTGAGAGAGAGCGGTGTTTACTCTGGCTTTGATTCTTAGAAAAAGACTCATCTTCCAGGTAACATGTTTGTAGTTTGGTGTGTATGTGaag
This genomic stretch from Brassica napus cultivar Da-Ae chromosome C9, Da-Ae, whole genome shotgun sequence harbors:
- the LOC106418330 gene encoding uncharacterized protein LOC106418330, with amino-acid sequence MKKCMMRWGDDDDEEDSSEESSSSDSNADTTEIGKKRKSKKTIARFAKKEKKAFDYESLQQHGYKAVGLPDLPPPVEKADWSWATGKDKQRPEEVKESFREREATRAAVAGGETIANAQLRSDRKSLSFSQKEKKKRDLGQASRGKNYVEEEKRQLRESGVYSGFDS